A single genomic interval of Penaeus chinensis breed Huanghai No. 1 chromosome 23, ASM1920278v2, whole genome shotgun sequence harbors:
- the LOC125037572 gene encoding uncharacterized protein LOC125037572: MRSWTILLALSVAVVFAASVAGAVPLGPDFEPSENTGSKTWTAIKSFFRPMTDYFTKELPHKSPSEVADDVQDKVTDAKEWMQESESVQKLWSALQPVRNWMKDTATNLKDKSFKEMFEDVKGRVGEIDQTVGSWIEKKTGESEAK; encoded by the exons ATGCGTTCGTGGACCATCCTGTTGGCGCTGTCTGTGGCCGTGGTGTTTGCCGCCTCCGTGGCAGGCGCCGTCCCACTAGGCCCCGACTTTGAGCCCTcaga GAACACAGGATCGAAGACCTGGACTGCCATCAAGAGCTTCTTCCGCCCCATGACCGACTACTTCACCAAGGAACTCCCTCACAAGTCTCCCTCTGAGGTCGCTGATGATGTCCAGGATAAG GTGACGGACGCGAAGGAATGGATGCAAGAGAGCGAGTCTGTCCAGAAACTGTGGTCTGCCCTCCAGCCCGTCAGGAACTGGATGAAG GATACAGCCACCAACTTGAAGGATAAGAGCTTTAAGGAAATGTTCGAAGACGTGAAGGGCAGAGTCGGCGAAATCGACCAGACTGTAGGGTCGTGGATCGAGAAAAAGACGGGCGAAAGCGAAGCCAAGTAG